One segment of Rhipicephalus sanguineus isolate Rsan-2018 chromosome 6, BIME_Rsan_1.4, whole genome shotgun sequence DNA contains the following:
- the LOC125758891 gene encoding uncharacterized protein LOC125758891, with translation MYDNSQVPDRLCTHIVHPGLSVDLNTRTVFLSDRALRLAWSLKHSRHLAALAGGGSSALVANLEQSGPRTAAYVALQAAGFLRRHALHGLALLNLARTTTALVKFAHIFRAMRSVLHADLQILLSVEIVDTHVPPKLLAKRMNDLVKEVDILVFETHFYHSRGYCQMEPPSSFEAPKKAFTVSMRMAISWMETLNQNSSVCLSVNMAVLQFTSTDDRRSCERRSDVGYSEICDSRDWKIMASNSSYSTSRRKETMWQFYEEPKLLKSKVSRVIAHQPTACVVAFNIDYDDYKPTCGNTSFPRLAAIEEAYNQADGNASDVRVLQNSPYNGVKQNFAPSKPLPRGGGESRTRPSHRPFVCLVSSSWSQLHTLPRRHCTHYVFDPEDWGNTGATSGSPSPIFVCLSLVHPFHRASPSPILARRSPFSPTESHSGHATRPRDQRYANGRGSLD, from the exons ATGTATGACAATAGTCAAGTGCCGGACCGGCTGTGCACGCACATTGTCCACCCTGGGCTCTCTGTCGACTTGAATACGAGGACGGTGTTCCTCTCTG ATCGCGCCCTGAGGCTGGCCTGGTCCCTCAAGCACTCTCGCCACCTGGCGGCCCTGGccggtggcggcagctcggcCCTCGTGGCGAACTTGGAACAGTCGGGTCCGCGCACGGCGGCGTACGTGGCGCTGCAGGCGGCCGGCTTCCTGCGTAGACACGCGCTACACGGTCTCGCTCTGCTGAACTTGGCGCGAACAACCACGGCGCTCGTCAAGTTCGCCCACATCTTTCGC GCGATGCGATCAGTACTGCACGCCGACCTACAAATATTGCTGAGCGTCGAAATTGTGGACACGCACGTACCTCCAAAGCTGCTCGCGAAGCGGATGAACGACCTCGTAAA GGAAGTGGATATACTTGTTTTCGAGACGCACTTCTACCACAGCCGCGGCTACTGCCAGATGGAACCGCCGTCGAGTTTTGAAGCGCCGAAAAAAGCGTTCACAGTTTCCATG AGGATGGCTATTTCGTGGATGGAAACCCTAAACCAGAACAGTAGCGTCTGTCTGTCAGTGAACATGGCTGTTTTGCAGTTCACGTCAACGGACGATCGACGGTCGTGCGAACGCAGGAGCGACGTTGGTTACAGCGAG ATCTGCGACAGCAGAGATTGGAAAATTATGGCTTCCAACTCGTCGTACTCCACGTCTCGCCGAAAAGAGACCATGTGGCAGTTCTATGAAGAACCTAAGCTCCTAAAAAGCAAG GTTTCCAGAGTGATAGCCCATCAGCCTACCGCATGTGTGGTGGCGTTCAACATTGACTACGATGACTACAAACCGACCTGCGGAAACACGAGCTTTCCCCGACTGGCTGCGATAGAAGAAG CTTACAACCAAGCTGACGGGAACGCGAGCGACGTGCGTGTTCTTCAGAACAGTCCCTATAATG GCGTGAAGCAGAACTTCGCGCCTTCCAAGCCTTTACCGCGCGGAGGCGGTGAATCCCGCACGAGACCGTCGCACCGGCCCTTCGTCTGTCTTGTGAGCTCCTCTTGGTCGCAACTGCATACGCTTCCTCGTCGGCactgcacccactacgtgttcgacCCCGAAGACTGGGGCAACACCGGTGCAACCTCGG GCTCACCCTCACCCATATTTGTGTGCCTCTCATTGGTTCACCCTTTCCACCGAGCCTCGCCCTCACCCATCTTGGCGCGGCGCAGCCCTTTCTCTCCCACCGAATCCCACTCTGGCCACGCCACAAGGCCCCGTGACCAGCGCTACGCCAACGGACGgggaagcctcgactaa